CTCGTCGGCCCCGAGCGGCTCGCCGTGCGCCTTGGCGCTCCCGGCGCGGCCCGGGGAGCCCTTGCCGATGGTGGTCTGGCACACGATCAGCGTCGGCCGGTCGGCCGACTGCCGCGCCTCCCCGATGGCCCGGCCGACGGCGGCCGTGTCGTGGCCGTCCACCGGCCCGAGCACGTTCCAGCCGTAGGCCCGGAACCGCGCCGCGGTGTCGTCCACGAACCACCCCGCCACCGCGCCGTCGATGGAGATGCCGTTGTCGTCGTAGAGCGCGATCAGCTTGCCGAGCTTCCAGGCTCCCGCGAGCGCGCAGGCCTCGTGGCTGATCCCTTCCATCAGGCAGCCGTCGCCCAGGAAGGTGTAGGTGTGGTGGTCCACGATGGCGTGGCCCGGGCGGTTGAACTCGTCGGCCAGCAGCTTCTCGGCCAGCGCCATCCCCACGGCGTTGCTGATCCCCTGCCCCAGCGGGCCGGTGGTGGTCTCCACGCCGGGGGTGAGCCCGCGCTCGGGATGGCCGGGGGTCCGGCTGTGCAGCTGGCGGAAGCGCTTGAGCTCCTCCAGCGGCAGGTCGTAGCCGGTGAGGTGCAGCAGCGCGTAGAGCAGCATCGAGGCGTGCCCGTTGGAGAGCACGAAGCGGTCGCGGTCCGGCCAGGCGGGGTTGGCGGGGTTGTGGCGCAGGTGGCCGTGCCACAGCGCCACCGCCATCTCGGCCATGCCCATCGGGGCGCCAGGGTGGCCGGAGTTGGCCTGCTGCACGGCGTCCATCGCCAGCGCCCGGAGGGCGTTGGCCATCACGTCGCGGTGCCCGTGGTCGGGCCGCACCACGCGGTCGGCGGAGGCGCTGCTCATCAGAGGGCCCCGATCGCGCGCTTGCGCCGTTCCATCATCCGCCAGATGAACGGGGTGAAGATCAGCTGCATGGCCAGCTCCATCTTGCCCCCCGGCACCACGATCGTGTTGGCGCGCGACATGAACGAGTCGTCCACCATGGAGAGGAGGTAGGGAAAGTCGATGCCCTTGGGGTTGGCGAAGCGGATCACCACCATGCTCTCGCTCGCGGCCGGGATGTCGCGGGCGATGAACGGGTTGGAGGTGTCCACCATCGGCACCCGCTGGAAGTTCACGTGGGTGTGCGCGAACTGGGGGCAGATGTAGTGCACGTAGTCCGGCATCCGGCGCAGGATGGTGTCGGTGACGGCCTCGGCGGAGTAGCCACGGACGTGCTTGTCGCGCCACAGCTTCTGGATCCACTCCAGGTTGATCACCGGCACCACGCCGATCAGCAGGTCCGGGTAGCGGGCGATGTTCACCTCCTCGGTGACCACCGCGCCGTGCAGCCCCTCGTAGAACAGCAGGTCGGTGCCCTCGCCCATGTCCTCCCAGGGGGTGAAGGTCCCGGGCTCCTGCCGGTACGGGGCGGCCTCCACGGGGTCATGCAGGTACTTCCGGCTGCGGCCCCGCCCGGTCTCGGCGTAGGCGCGGAACAGCGCCTCCAGCTCCGGGAAGAGGTTGTTGGACGGCCCGAAGTGGCTGAAGTGCTTGTTCCCGCCCTTCTCGGCCTCCGCCTGCCGCAGCCGCATCTCGGCCCGGTCGTAGCGGTGGAAGCTGTCGCCCTCGACGATCGCGGCCTTGAGGCACTCGCGCCGGAAGATGTTCTCGAAGGTGCGCGTCACCGAGGTGGTGCCCGCGCCGGAAGAGCCGGTGATGGCGACGATGGGGTGCCGTTCGGACATGCCCTGGTCCCGTGGAGTCGGTGGTGGCCTAGTCGCGGAAGAGACTGCGTTCGCCGAACAGCGGGGCCCCGGTGTCCCGGGACGCCGGCTCCTGGTGGTAGCGCTCGATCCGCTCCACCTCGTGGCGGGAGCCGAAGACCAGCCCGATGCGCTGGTGCAGCGCGCTGGGCGCGACATCGAGCACCGGCTGCCGGCCGGTGCTGGCCCGCCCGCCCGCCTGCTCGATGATGAAGCCCATCGGGTTGGCCTCGTACAGGAGCCGCAGCCGGCCCGGCTTGGCGGGGTCCTTGGTGTCCCGGGGGTACATGAACACCCCCCCGCGCATCAGGATGCGGTGCGCCTCGGCCACCATCGACGCGATCCAGCGCATGTTGAAGTCCTTGCCCCGGGGCCCGGTCTTCCCCGCGAGGCACTCGTCGACGTAGCGCTTGACCGGCGGCTCCCAGAAGCGGCTGTTGGAGCTGTTGATCGCGAACTCATGGGTGTCCGCGGGCACCGTGATCTGCGGGTGGGTGAGCACGAACTCGCCCAGGTTCGGGTTCAGGGTGAAGCCCACCACCCCGTTGCCCACCGTCAGCACCAGCATCGTGGTGGGGCCGTAGATGGCGTAGCCCGCCGCCACCTGGGTGGCCCCGGGCTGCAGGAAGTCGGCCTCGGTCACGTCCCGCCCGGTCTCGCAGACCTCGGCCGGCGCCCGCAGGATCGAGAAGATGCTCCCCACCGAGACGTTCACGTCGAGGTTGCTCGAGCCGTCGAGCGGGTCGAACACCAGCAGGTACTTGCCCCGGGGGTACTGCGCCGGGATCTGCCACGGCACGTCCATCTCCTCGGAGGCCATGCCGGCGAGGTGGCCGTTCCACTCGTTCATGCGGGTGAAGAGCTCGTTGCTCACCACGTCGAGCTTCTTCTGCTCCTCCCCCTGCACGTTGATCCCCCCCGCGGTGGCCGGCACGCCCGGGCAGAGCGCCTCGGCCAGGTCCTCGAAGGCCACGATCCGGGCGATCGCCTTGCAGGCGAGCGAGACGTCGAGGATCAGGGCGTTGAGGTCGCCGCTCGCCTCGGGAAAGCGGCGGCGCTCCTCGATCAGGTACCGCGTGAGCGTCCAGCGGCGCGACAGGGGCATGGCGGGTCTCGGGGGTCGGGCGGGGTCAGCGGGCGCCGCCGAACAGCCGGCTGGCGCGGATGTCCGAGGGTTCCAGGGTCGTCAGGTCGTCGCGCGACAGCTCGCGCTCCGGCTGGGCGAACAGCCGGCTGGCCTGGCGCAGGCGCATCCGGTCGAGCGCGTTGCGCACGCTGCGCGCGTTGGCGAAGTGCGGCTGGGCCAGGCGCAGCGTGAGGTACTCGGCGAACGTCTCCCGGCCGCCCGGGCCGAAGCGGTAGCTCATCCCCTCGAGCATCCGGTCGCCGATCTGCAGCAGCTCGTCGTGGCTGTAGTCCGGGAAGTCGAGGTGGTGCGCGATCCGCGAGCTCATCCCGGGGTTGGAGCGGAAGAAGGTGTCCATCCGGTCCTTGTAGCCGGCCAGGATCACCACCAGGTCGGCCCGGTTGTTCTCCATGACCTGGAGCAGGATCTCGATCGCCTCCTGGCCGTAGTCGCGCTCGTTCTCGGGGCGGTAGAGGTAGTAGGCCTCGTCGATGAAGAGCACGCCGCCCATCGCCTTCTTGAGCACCTCGTTGGTCTTGGGCGCGGTGTGGCCGATGTACTGCCCCACCAGGTCCTCCCGGGTCACCGCCACCAGGTGGCCCTTCCGGACGTACCCCAGGCGGTGGAGGATCTCGGCCATGCGCATCGCGACCGTGGTCTTCCCGGTGCCCGGGTTGCCGGTGAAGCTCATGTGCAGCGACGGCGTCTCGGCGGCCAGCCCGAAGTTGAGCCGCAGCTTGTCGATGACCAGCAGCGCCGCGATGTCGCGCAGCCGCTGCTTGATCGGCTGCAGGCCGATCAGGTCGCGGTCGAGCTCGGTGAACACCGACTCGACCTGGCTCTGCGCCAGCACCTCCGCCACGGTGCGCGCCGCCGGCAGCCCCTCCGCCGCCGGGGGCGGGGGGGGCGGCGCGGCGGGCGTGGCGCCGGGAATGACGTAGCGCGGCTGGCTCACGCCGCGCCCCGGCCGGCCTCAGCCGTCACGGTACCGCTCGCCCTCGGGCGCGTCGGCGGCGTAGCCCCGCGTGGTGTAGCGCAGCGAGCGGCCGTCGACCTCGTTCCGCTCCAGCTGGAAGCCGGGCTCGTGCCGGGGCCGGTTGACCAGGAAGCTCATCGCGATCGACTCGACCCCGCGGGTGGAGTCGAACGCCATCAGGCGGATGTAGTGGTTCGGGAACGTCTTGCGGCAGGCGTTGAGCTCCAGCAGCACCCCCGCCGCGTCCTTGAGGTCGAACATCGGGTTCCCGAACATCTCCCAGTAGGTGTTCCGGGGATGCGGGTCGTCGGTGTACTCGACGCTCCAGGCGTACTGCTTCCGCAGCCCGTACTCGACCTGCAGGGTGATCTCGGCGTCGGTCAGGTCCGGCAGGAAGCTGAACTGCCCCTGCGTCAGGCGGCCGGTCGGATTGGTCATCATGGTCGGGATCTCCTCGGCTCACGCCGACGCGGTGGGCGTGGTGGCGAAGTCGCTGGTGTCGGTCGACGTGTAGTTGAAGGTGATCTCGCCCCAGGTGTCGAGCGCCTGCTTGAGCGGGGTGCAGTGCCGTGCCGCCTCGACCAGGATGTCGGGCCCCTCCCGCAGGATGTCGCGGCCCTCGTTGCGCGCCTTCACCATCACCTCCAGCGCCACCCGGTTGGCCACCGCGCCGGCCTGGATCCCCGACGGGTGGCCGATGGTCCCGCCGCCGAACTGCAGGATGACGTCATCGCCGAAGAGGTCGAGCAGCTGGTGCATCTGGCCGGCGTGGATGCCGCCGGAGGCCACCGGCATGACCTTCTTGAGGTCGGCCCAGTCCTGGTCGAAGAAGAGGCCGCGCGGGAGGTCCTGCCTGGTGTAGGCATCCCGGCAGATGTTGTAGTAGCCCTGGACCGTCATCGGGTCGCCCTCGAGCTTGCCGACGGCGGTGCCGGTGTGCAGGTGGTCGCAGCCCGCGAGCCGCAGCCACTTGGCGATCACCCGGAAGCTCACCCCGTGGTTCTTCTGGCGGGTGTAGGTCCCGTGGCCGGCGCGGTGCATGTGCATGAGCATGTCGTTCTTGCGGCACCAGTTGGCCATCGACTG
The Gemmatimonadota bacterium DNA segment above includes these coding regions:
- a CDS encoding ribulose bisphosphate carboxylase small subunit; protein product: MMTNPTGRLTQGQFSFLPDLTDAEITLQVEYGLRKQYAWSVEYTDDPHPRNTYWEMFGNPMFDLKDAAGVLLELNACRKTFPNHYIRLMAFDSTRGVESIAMSFLVNRPRHEPGFQLERNEVDGRSLRYTTRGYAADAPEGERYRDG
- the cbbX gene encoding CbbX protein, which gives rise to MSQPRYVIPGATPAAPPPPPPAAEGLPAARTVAEVLAQSQVESVFTELDRDLIGLQPIKQRLRDIAALLVIDKLRLNFGLAAETPSLHMSFTGNPGTGKTTVAMRMAEILHRLGYVRKGHLVAVTREDLVGQYIGHTAPKTNEVLKKAMGGVLFIDEAYYLYRPENERDYGQEAIEILLQVMENNRADLVVILAGYKDRMDTFFRSNPGMSSRIAHHLDFPDYSHDELLQIGDRMLEGMSYRFGPGGRETFAEYLTLRLAQPHFANARSVRNALDRMRLRQASRLFAQPERELSRDDLTTLEPSDIRASRLFGGAR
- a CDS encoding phosphoribulokinase; amino-acid sequence: MSERHPIVAITGSSGAGTTSVTRTFENIFRRECLKAAIVEGDSFHRYDRAEMRLRQAEAEKGGNKHFSHFGPSNNLFPELEALFRAYAETGRGRSRKYLHDPVEAAPYRQEPGTFTPWEDMGEGTDLLFYEGLHGAVVTEEVNIARYPDLLIGVVPVINLEWIQKLWRDKHVRGYSAEAVTDTILRRMPDYVHYICPQFAHTHVNFQRVPMVDTSNPFIARDIPAASESMVVIRFANPKGIDFPYLLSMVDDSFMSRANTIVVPGGKMELAMQLIFTPFIWRMMERRKRAIGAL
- a CDS encoding class 1 fructose-bisphosphatase, whose product is MPLSRRWTLTRYLIEERRRFPEASGDLNALILDVSLACKAIARIVAFEDLAEALCPGVPATAGGINVQGEEQKKLDVVSNELFTRMNEWNGHLAGMASEEMDVPWQIPAQYPRGKYLLVFDPLDGSSNLDVNVSVGSIFSILRAPAEVCETGRDVTEADFLQPGATQVAAGYAIYGPTTMLVLTVGNGVVGFTLNPNLGEFVLTHPQITVPADTHEFAINSSNSRFWEPPVKRYVDECLAGKTGPRGKDFNMRWIASMVAEAHRILMRGGVFMYPRDTKDPAKPGRLRLLYEANPMGFIIEQAGGRASTGRQPVLDVAPSALHQRIGLVFGSRHEVERIERYHQEPASRDTGAPLFGERSLFRD